From one Streptomyces sp. SCSIO 30461 genomic stretch:
- a CDS encoding LCP family protein produces the protein MAHEGGRRKRSRSAKRPVLRIILGTLLVLVLAGAGTGYWLYSSLDGNIESFDIDDAINGERPEKLATGAKDILVLGSDSRSGDNQALAGGNVGGTARSDTALVVHIPEGRQKAVAVSIPRDTLVTRPECTRKDGSTLPSAQRVMFNSVYTSAGPACVIKTVEKMSGVRIDHYMEIDFSGFKELVDAIGGVTVDMDEPIHDKASGLDLAAGSHKLDGTESLAFVRTRHGIGDGSDLGRIGLQQQFMLALLNEVKSQDLLGSPAKSYTIADSLTKSLTTDSGLDSLTKLAEFAHSMEGVDPASMETIMLPVRYDPVDPNRVVAAEPQAGQLWAAIRDDAGIPASAKRSPATGG, from the coding sequence ATGGCTCACGAAGGCGGCCGCAGGAAGCGGAGCCGTTCCGCGAAGCGGCCCGTTCTGCGGATCATCCTCGGGACGCTGCTCGTACTCGTCCTCGCGGGGGCGGGGACCGGCTACTGGCTGTACAGCAGTCTCGACGGCAACATCGAGTCGTTCGACATCGACGACGCCATCAACGGTGAGCGTCCCGAAAAGCTCGCCACCGGCGCCAAGGACATCCTCGTGCTCGGGTCCGACTCGCGCTCGGGGGACAACCAGGCGCTCGCCGGCGGCAACGTGGGCGGCACGGCCCGTTCCGACACGGCCCTGGTCGTCCACATACCCGAGGGCCGGCAGAAAGCCGTGGCCGTGAGCATTCCGCGCGACACGCTGGTGACCCGGCCCGAGTGCACCAGGAAGGACGGCTCCACGCTTCCCTCGGCGCAGCGGGTGATGTTCAACTCCGTCTACACCAGCGCCGGTCCCGCCTGTGTGATCAAGACCGTGGAGAAGATGTCCGGCGTCCGCATCGACCACTACATGGAGATCGACTTCTCCGGCTTCAAGGAACTGGTCGACGCCATCGGCGGCGTGACCGTCGACATGGACGAACCGATCCACGACAAGGCCTCGGGGCTCGATCTCGCGGCCGGGTCCCACAAGCTCGACGGCACCGAGTCACTGGCGTTCGTACGGACGCGGCACGGGATCGGCGACGGCAGCGACCTCGGCCGGATCGGTCTGCAGCAGCAGTTCATGCTGGCACTGCTCAACGAAGTGAAGTCGCAGGACCTGTTGGGCAGTCCCGCCAAGTCGTACACCATCGCGGACTCGCTCACGAAGTCGCTGACCACCGACTCCGGGCTGGACTCGCTCACCAAGCTCGCGGAGTTCGCTCACAGCATGGAGGGCGTCGACCCCGCCTCCATGGAGACGATCATGCTGCCGGTCAGGTACGACCCGGTGGACCCGAACCGCGTCGTGGCGGCCGAACCGCAGGCGGGACAGCTGTGGGCGGCGATTCGGGA